Genomic DNA from Funiculus sociatus GB2-C1:
AAAATACTTGTGTCTGCTTTGTACTCGACTTAAGTGAGCGCAAGTTGTTAGAAGAAAGTTTGCGACAACAGGCACAAGACTTAGAACAAGCAAATCGCATCAAAGACGAGTTCCTAGCTGTAGTTTCCCACGAACTGCGGACACCTCTAAACGCCATGCTCGGCTGGGCGACTCTGCTGCGTAGCCGCAAGTTTAACGAAGAAACAACGTCACGAGCGCTGGAAACAATCGAACGCAATGCCAAATCACAGGTGAAACTGATCGAGGATATATTAGATGTCTCGCGCCTGATGCAAGGGAAAATCCGCCTGAATATCTGCCCTGTTGAACTAAAGCCACTAATTGAAGCTTGTATTAATACTGTCCTACCTTCCTGCGAAGCGAAAGGGATAATTTTAGAGTCGGTAATAGACCCGGTTGCTGGCTTTGTTTCCGGCGATGCAGAACGCTTGCAGCAAATTATCTGGAATTTACTTGCCAACGCCATAAAGTTTACCAGCGAGGGCGATCGCGTGACGGTGCGATTGTCAGCGGTTAGGGAATTGACAAGTTCTAACAAGTTAACAACTTTGCCACGTTTAAACGTGACAACGGGAACCGAAGAGTTGTCAAGTTCTCAAGTTGCAGGGTTGGCAAGTTCTAACAACTTGACAACTTTGCCACGTTTAAACGTGACAAAGGGAACCGAAGAGTTGTCAAGTTCTCAAGTTGCAGGGTTGGCAAGTTCTAACAACCTTCAAACGCCAATAAACTACTACGCTCAAATTCAGATAAGCGACACAGGCATTGGTATTAACCCAGAATTTCTGCCCTTTATATTCGAGCGCTTCCGGCAAGCTGATAGTACCACTACGCGATCGCACTCCGGTTTAGGGTTGGGTTTAGCAATTGTTCGCCAGCTGGTGGAACTTCACGGTGGCACTATTAAGGCTACCAGTCCCGGAGAAGGGCTAGGATCTACATTTACAGTGCAGTTACCACTCCAAGAAAGGGGACTCTTGACTAGGGAAAAGCAGGATTTCCCAATCTCCAATTCCCAATCCCCAATTTCCCTCAAAGGTTTGCGGATACTGGTGGTGGATGATGAAGCGGACGCTCGTGAATTTCTCACCACAGCCATAACACAATACGGCGGCGAGGTACTAGCTGTAGCATCGACAAGAGAGGCTCTAAAAGCACTGGAACAATTCCAGCCAAATGCCCTTGTCAGCGATATCGGAATGCCTCTAGAAGATGGCTATTCGCTGATTCGGCAAGTAAGAAGCCGTTTGGCAGAACGCGGGCAGCAGTTGCCAGCACTAGCCCTGAGTGCTTATAGCACCGAGGCAGATAGCAAAAGAGCGATCGCGGCAGGTTTCCATCAACACCTTGCCAAACCAGTCGATCCAACCGAATTAGTAGAAGCGATCGCCAAGCTTCTGCTTTAGAGGATGTCCCCAAAGATTATATTCGAGAAGCTTAGACGGTGGAGATACTCCTATTTAGGGGACTTGGAGCGGAATTGTACTGATTTATGCCCTGAACTAAAGTTCAAGGCTCAAAGCTAAAACCTGTTAAAACGGGTTGAAAACCTTATCCACTAAGCTAAAGCTTACTTTAGCTTCTCGCTGTGAAATTTATTTCCAGGCTCTTAAGTAATTTATAGGTATGTTCGCGGGGAACATACCAACTTTTGACATTTCTGGGACATCCTCTTCGCCGCATTGCAATATAAATCAATAGTTTTTATCTGTAGCCTGCTATCAATTGTAACTATCTCTAAAGGTAGATTTATGCGGCATTAGATGCCTTTTACCTTTAACCTTTAGGGTTTAGGCTGAAGGCAACAACTATGCGATCGCCTTTATTTAGATTCACAATGGAGGAAGATACGAAAAAGCAAGATATGCGAATACATCGGGATGAACTAGGCTACGGCGTTGCGGTATCGATTTGTACTTTGATTGTGCTAGCACTATGGCCCGATCTCTTAACAAATCTATTGGTAGGAAACGGTTTTATCCCACATGGACATTGTTACCTGTGGAAACCCAACTTGGTATGGCTCCACGTAGTTTCAGATTTTCTGATTGGACTTGCTTATGTTTCGATTTCCGGAACTCTAAGCTATTTAGTCTACAAAGCCCGCCGAGACATCCCCTTTTATTCAGTGTTCTTGGCATTTGGATTATTTATCATTGCCTGCGGTGCCACCCATTTTATAGAAATTTGGACATTGTGGCACCCGATGTATTGGCTATCGGGAAGCATTAAATTAATTACTGCGATCGTATCGGTAACTACAGCCTTATTACTGCCGCCGTTAGTTCCTCAAGTAATAGCACTGGTTGCAGCCGCCAAAAGCTCAAATGAGCGCAAACTGCAACTAGAAACCGCCAACCAAGAACTAGAGACACTTTACCAAAAACTCAAAGAACTCGACCAGCTAAAAACTCAGTTTTTCGCCAACGTCAGCCACGATTTGCGGACACCACTAACGTTAATTTTAGGCCCAACCGAGAAGCTATTAGCGGACTCCCAAAGCACGAGCATTGAGCAGCGTCACAACCTAGAAGTCGTAAACCGCAACGCCCAAATCTTGCTCAAGCGTGTCAACGATTTGCTCGACGTTTCCAAGCTAGAAGCAGGGAAAATGGAGATCAACTACGCCCCGACTGACGTAGCGCAACTGGTGAGACTGACAGGGGCATACTTTGAGATTCTTGCACAAGAGCGAAAAGTAGCTTTTTCGCTGGAAACACCCCCATCCCTACAGGCAACTGTAGACGCTGATAAGTTACAGCGCATCTGTTTTAACCTGCTTTCCAACGCCTTTAAGTTCACTCCTTTAGGTGGCAGTATTCGCTGCATTCTGGGGGAATCAGTAGTCACGTCGTCAAGTGGTCAGCTTAAATTGTCAGGTTCTAGCAACTTGACAACATTGCAACCTAACAACCTTAAAACACCAACAGACTGTTTTATCCTTACTGTTCAAGACAGCGGTTTAGGAGTGCCGTTGGAACTACGCGAGGTAATTTTCGAGCCATTCCGTCAGAGAGATTTAGGTTCCAATCAACTGTTTGGTGGTACAGGTCTGGGACTCGCCATTGTCAAGGAGTTTGTGGAACTGCACGGTGGAACAATTACAACTGGCGATGCTTCCGGAGGCGGGGCGATTTTTACTGTTTGCATACCAAAAACAGCATCTAATGAGGTTCTTAGTTTTGGGGCGAAAGAGTTAGCCGAAAATACTAAATTTACCGACAATATTAGTACAGAAAATTCAAACCAAACTACCACAATGGATGGTGAGTTTTGCGGACTGGCGACTGGGGATGAGGGACAAGGGACTGGGGACAAGGGACTAGAAACTACCGACCGGGGACAAGATAAGACTTTTTCCTCTTCCCCAATCCCAATCCCCAATCCCCAATCCCCAATCCCCAATCCCCAATCCCCAATCCCCAATCCCCAATCCCCAATCCCCAATCCCCAATCCCCAATCCCCAATCCCCAATCCCCACTGGTATTGGTAGTTGAAGACAATCCGGAAATGAACCAGTTCATTGCCGAGATTTTAGCAAGAAAATATCGCGTAGTTACTGCCAGAAATGGGCATGAGGGATTGGACAAAGCGATCGCTCTTTCTCCCGATTTAATCCTCACAGATGTGATGATGCCCCACCTGAACGGCGAACAGCTAGTGCGGAAAGTAAGATCCATTACTGCACTGGATGGCATCCCGATTATCCTTCTGACTGCCAAAGCTGACGACAAGCTAAGAGTGCAGATGTTGCGAGAAGGCGCTCAAGATTACCTGATGAAACCCTTCCAAATTGAGGAATTACAGGCAAGGGTGGACAATGCGATCGCTATTAAACAGGTTCGCGAGGTACTACAAACCGAATTGCAAATTCTGGATGGAGATGTAGCGGTATTAGCAAACGAAGTCGCCAACCGCAAACGCGAACTGCAAAAAGCCAATGATGAATTAGAAATTCGAGTCACCGAAAGAACCCGCGAACTACTAACAGCTAACGAACTGCTAAAAGTAGAAATCGCCTCTCACTCTTTAGCAGAAGAGTCTCTAAGAGCCAGCGAGAAACGCTTCCGCAGTTACTTTGAACTTCCTCTAGTCGGTATCGCCATCACTTCACCGGAAAAAGGCTGGCTAGAAGTAAACGATAAATTGTGCGAGTTCTTAGGCTATTCTCGGCAAGAACTCAGGGAGGTGACTTGGGAAGATTTAACTCATCCCGATGATTTGCAGCCTGATCTGGATCAGTTCAACAAAGTCTTAGCAGGGGAAACTGAAGGCTATTTGCTTGATAAGCGGTTTATCCGCAAAGATGGTACTGTCATTCACACCAGCATCTCGATTCGCTGCGTCCGTCGTGCTGATAAGTCGATTGATTACTTTATAGCAGTCCTTCAAGACATCACTCTGGCTCTTCAGGCTCTTGAGTCCCTGCGCCAGAGCGAATCTACTCTCCGCAGCTTCTTCGATAGCGCTCCTCTGATGATGGGGATTGTGGAGCTTGTGGATGATGATATCTTGCATATTTCTGATAATCGCACCAGCTCGAAGTTGTTTGAGACAACACCAGAGGCGATGCGAAACCAAAAAGCTAGCAGTTTGGGAGTACCACCGAAATATCTGCGCTTGTGGTGTCATCAATACCAGTTGGCTCAACGCAGCCAAGCTCCTGTACACTTTGAATATCCTCACAAGATTGGGAGAAATAAGAAGTGGCTATCAGCAACAGTCTGCCCAATCGAGGTATCAACGCTGGCGCGTCCAAGATTTGCTTATGTGGTGGAGGACATCACCAACCGCAAGCAAGCTGAGAAAGAACGGCTCCAGCTCTCCCTTGAACATGAGGCTCGCGTTCAAGCCCAGGAACAGCAGCAGCGTTATCAGCTGATGGCTGAAACTGTGCCGCAGATAGTATGGACAGCAGGCCCGGATGGCGCAGTCGATTACTTCAACCAGCGCTGGACTGACTATACAGGAATGACACTGGAAGAAAGCCTTGGCTGGCAGTGGCAGCCAGTGCTGCATCCAGATGACCGGAACCAGAATATTGAGCGTTGGTTGAGTGCTGTTGATACAGGTGAGACTCACGAAATTGAATGTCGCTTTAAGAGGGCATCGGACGGGACTTACCGCTGGCATTTGATTCGGGCGATGCCGATACGCGATCGCAATGGTTGGGTTGTCAAGTGGTTTGGAACTTGTACGGATATTGACGATCAAAAGCGAATCCTTTCATCAATGCGGTTTTTAGCGGACGCTACTGTGGTGCTGACCTGTTCGCTGGATTATCACGCTACCCTGCAACGGCTTGTGCAACTGGTGGTGCCACATTTAGCTGACTGGTGTACTGTTCACATAAAATCGGCTGATGGCTCCCTGCGCCTGCTTGAGGTCGCGCACGTTGACTCAGAACGAGTGCAGCAAGCATGGGAAGTAGAGAAGCGCTACCCGTGTGACCCACAAATGCAGCATGGTTTGGCAAAGGTGATGCAGACTGGTGTGGCGGAACTTGTGCCGGAAATTCCCGACTCGCCGCCGGATGCGATCGCTGGCGATGAAAACTTTTGCTCATTTTGCA
This window encodes:
- a CDS encoding ATP-binding protein; protein product: MRSPLFRFTMEEDTKKQDMRIHRDELGYGVAVSICTLIVLALWPDLLTNLLVGNGFIPHGHCYLWKPNLVWLHVVSDFLIGLAYVSISGTLSYLVYKARRDIPFYSVFLAFGLFIIACGATHFIEIWTLWHPMYWLSGSIKLITAIVSVTTALLLPPLVPQVIALVAAAKSSNERKLQLETANQELETLYQKLKELDQLKTQFFANVSHDLRTPLTLILGPTEKLLADSQSTSIEQRHNLEVVNRNAQILLKRVNDLLDVSKLEAGKMEINYAPTDVAQLVRLTGAYFEILAQERKVAFSLETPPSLQATVDADKLQRICFNLLSNAFKFTPLGGSIRCILGESVVTSSSGQLKLSGSSNLTTLQPNNLKTPTDCFILTVQDSGLGVPLELREVIFEPFRQRDLGSNQLFGGTGLGLAIVKEFVELHGGTITTGDASGGGAIFTVCIPKTASNEVLSFGAKELAENTKFTDNISTENSNQTTTMDGEFCGLATGDEGQGTGDKGLETTDRGQDKTFSSSPIPIPNPQSPIPNPQSPIPNPQSPIPNPQSPIPNPQSPLVLVVEDNPEMNQFIAEILARKYRVVTARNGHEGLDKAIALSPDLILTDVMMPHLNGEQLVRKVRSITALDGIPIILLTAKADDKLRVQMLREGAQDYLMKPFQIEELQARVDNAIAIKQVREVLQTELQILDGDVAVLANEVANRKRELQKANDELEIRVTERTRELLTANELLKVEIASHSLAEESLRASEKRFRSYFELPLVGIAITSPEKGWLEVNDKLCEFLGYSRQELREVTWEDLTHPDDLQPDLDQFNKVLAGETEGYLLDKRFIRKDGTVIHTSISIRCVRRADKSIDYFIAVLQDITLALQALESLRQSESTLRSFFDSAPLMMGIVELVDDDILHISDNRTSSKLFETTPEAMRNQKASSLGVPPKYLRLWCHQYQLAQRSQAPVHFEYPHKIGRNKKWLSATVCPIEVSTLARPRFAYVVEDITNRKQAEKERLQLSLEHEARVQAQEQQQRYQLMAETVPQIVWTAGPDGAVDYFNQRWTDYTGMTLEESLGWQWQPVLHPDDRNQNIERWLSAVDTGETHEIECRFKRASDGTYRWHLIRAMPIRDRNGWVVKWFGTCTDIDDQKRILSSMRFLADATVVLTCSLDYHATLQRLVQLVVPHLADWCTVHIKSADGSLRLLEVAHVDSERVQQAWEVEKRYPCDPQMQHGLAKVMQTGVAELVPEIPDSPPDAIAGDENFCSFCNMGFKSYMCLPLVARGTTLGAITFLTAESGRQYNEADLALASELTHRAAMAVDNARLYQEAQEASRMKDEFLAIISHELRTPINSVLAWAQMLKTRKLNEAKTNIALDTIERNAKAQTQLIEDLLDVSLMIRGNLSIDRRPVDLKTVIQVSLNTLLASAQAKGVEIETILDSAGKRVEGDSTRLQQVFSNLISNAIKFATGGDRVTVRLSVENEPEQQTTKYAQIQVSDTGVGISAEFLPHVFDLFRQADSSITRSHGGLGLGLAIVRYLVELHGGTVTAQSPGVGQGATFTVLLPLQETKEVREGGITRTGTRGSDFG